The Archocentrus centrarchus isolate MPI-CPG fArcCen1 chromosome 7, fArcCen1, whole genome shotgun sequence genome window below encodes:
- the sarnp gene encoding SAP domain-containing ribonucleoprotein isoform X1 has translation MTEVIELHKLKLAELRQECDARGLETKGNKGELIARLQAYLDEHVLQTTEEDVDVDDVLAEDAADFTKVESSNNVKEDKDSEMTEPEPPAEKKVVKIAPPLSASERLQKRAERFNLPASSESKKAIRAARFGLPATSSPSPGVVADSKAVNVDQLKKRAERFGVNVSSISQKIEEDEKLMKRKERFGILTSAGSVGGEDVEAKKMKRAERFGKV, from the exons ctTGCTGAACTGAGGCAGGAATGTGATGCCCGAGGTTTGGAGACCAAGGGAAACAAAGGGGAGCTCATCGCCCGACTCCAAGCCTATCTGGACGAACATG TACTCCAAACAACAGAGGAAGATGTGGACGTAGATGATGTGCTTGCAGAGGATGCAGCG GACTTCACTAAAGTTGAGAGTTCCAACAACGTAAAAGAAGACAAAGACTCTGAAATGACCGAGCCCGAGCC ACCTGCTGAGAAGAAGGTGGTGAAAATAGCTCCTCCATTATCTGCCAGCGAG CGACTTCAGAAGAGAGCCGAGCGTTTCAACCTGCCAGCTTCATCTGAAAGCAAGAAGGCCATACGTGCAGCAAG GTTTGGCTTACCCGCTACTTCAAGTCCCTCCCCAG GTGTCGTTGCAGACAGTAAAGCT GTGAACGTCGATCAGCTGAAGAAGAGAGCAGAAAGATTTGGCGTGAACGTCTCATCTATTTCTCAGAAG ATTGAAGAGGATGAAAAGCTgatgaagaggaaggagaggttTGGGATCCTGACAAGTGCTGGTTCAGTCGGCGGAGAAGACGTTGAG GCAAAGAAAATGAAGCGAGCAGAAAGATTTGGAAAAGTGTAA
- the sarnp gene encoding SAP domain-containing ribonucleoprotein isoform X2 — protein sequence MTEVIELHKLKLAELRQECDARGLETKGNKGELIARLQAYLDEHEEDVDVDDVLAEDAADFTKVESSNNVKEDKDSEMTEPEPPAEKKVVKIAPPLSASERLQKRAERFNLPASSESKKAIRAARFGLPATSSPSPGVVADSKAVNVDQLKKRAERFGVNVSSISQKIEEDEKLMKRKERFGILTSAGSVGGEDVEAKKMKRAERFGKV from the exons ctTGCTGAACTGAGGCAGGAATGTGATGCCCGAGGTTTGGAGACCAAGGGAAACAAAGGGGAGCTCATCGCCCGACTCCAAGCCTATCTGGACGAACATG AGGAAGATGTGGACGTAGATGATGTGCTTGCAGAGGATGCAGCG GACTTCACTAAAGTTGAGAGTTCCAACAACGTAAAAGAAGACAAAGACTCTGAAATGACCGAGCCCGAGCC ACCTGCTGAGAAGAAGGTGGTGAAAATAGCTCCTCCATTATCTGCCAGCGAG CGACTTCAGAAGAGAGCCGAGCGTTTCAACCTGCCAGCTTCATCTGAAAGCAAGAAGGCCATACGTGCAGCAAG GTTTGGCTTACCCGCTACTTCAAGTCCCTCCCCAG GTGTCGTTGCAGACAGTAAAGCT GTGAACGTCGATCAGCTGAAGAAGAGAGCAGAAAGATTTGGCGTGAACGTCTCATCTATTTCTCAGAAG ATTGAAGAGGATGAAAAGCTgatgaagaggaaggagaggttTGGGATCCTGACAAGTGCTGGTTCAGTCGGCGGAGAAGACGTTGAG GCAAAGAAAATGAAGCGAGCAGAAAGATTTGGAAAAGTGTAA